The Phycisphaeraceae bacterium genome has a window encoding:
- a CDS encoding NifU family protein, with the protein MQTGTLEDRVAAVIDLIRPAVQADGGDVEFVGVTPERMVQVRFHGACVGCPSSTLTLQSGIERSLRDRIPEVRGVQAVD; encoded by the coding sequence ATGCAGACAGGCACGCTCGAGGATCGAGTGGCGGCCGTCATCGACCTAATCCGACCGGCGGTCCAGGCCGACGGGGGCGATGTCGAATTCGTGGGCGTCACCCCGGAACGGATGGTGCAGGTGCGGTTCCACGGGGCATGCGTGGGCTGCCCTTCAAGCACGCTGACCCTCCAGTCAGGGATCGAGCGGTCGCTCCGGGATCGAATCCCCGAAGTTCGTGGCGTGCAAGCCGTTGACTGA
- a CDS encoding carbon storage regulator, producing MLVVSRKEGEEVVIGDPSNPLGIVRVASVKGERVRLAFSFPRHVQVFRRELADEILSGTHVNPVVGTIKPNTSAGAG from the coding sequence ATGCTGGTGGTGTCACGCAAAGAAGGGGAAGAGGTCGTGATCGGCGATCCGAGCAATCCGCTCGGCATCGTGCGCGTGGCGTCGGTGAAAGGCGAACGGGTGCGCCTGGCGTTCAGTTTTCCAAGGCACGTTCAGGTCTTTCGACGTGAACTGGCCGACGAAATCCTGAGCGGCACGCATGTGAACCCGGTTGTCGGCACGATCAAGCCGAACACGAGCGCTGGTGCTGGTTGA
- a CDS encoding diaminopimelate epimerase yields MSFRFVKMHGAANDYIYVDGFAQQREMAAYDLPALSREISHRHTGIGADGLIVIMPPDGGVDAHVRMRMFNADGSESEMCGNGIRCVAKFAHDRGLTKAKPIRVQTGAGVLSIDFTTDASDRVIAATVDMGEPILEPSRVPVDVRGASKVVNHSSDGLWSWSIDGGDAWVRTCGLDPRMTTVSMGNPHVVFYCDDAAAVPLASIGPVIEHATVFPRRVNVHFVQVHTPAEVTMRTWERGSGITQACGTGACAVCVAGVLTGRTDRELLAHLPGGDLRLRWDEGSNHVFKTGPAVTVFEGVWPR; encoded by the coding sequence ATGTCCTTCCGCTTCGTCAAGATGCATGGCGCGGCCAACGACTACATCTATGTCGATGGATTCGCACAGCAGCGCGAGATGGCGGCGTATGACCTGCCCGCCCTGTCGCGCGAGATCAGCCATCGACACACCGGCATCGGGGCGGACGGGCTGATCGTCATCATGCCGCCCGATGGCGGCGTGGACGCCCACGTGCGCATGCGCATGTTCAACGCCGACGGCAGCGAGTCGGAGATGTGCGGCAATGGCATCCGCTGCGTCGCCAAGTTCGCGCATGACCGGGGACTGACGAAGGCGAAACCCATCCGCGTGCAGACCGGGGCGGGGGTGCTGTCGATCGATTTCACCACCGATGCGAGCGATCGGGTGATCGCCGCCACGGTGGACATGGGTGAGCCGATCCTGGAGCCGTCGCGAGTGCCCGTTGATGTGCGGGGTGCGTCGAAGGTGGTCAACCACTCGTCCGATGGGCTGTGGTCGTGGTCCATCGACGGGGGCGATGCGTGGGTTCGCACGTGCGGACTCGATCCGCGCATGACGACGGTGTCGATGGGCAATCCGCACGTCGTTTTCTACTGCGACGACGCGGCCGCCGTGCCGCTGGCGTCGATCGGGCCGGTGATTGAGCACGCGACGGTCTTTCCCAGGCGGGTCAACGTCCACTTTGTCCAGGTTCACACACCCGCGGAAGTCACCATGCGCACGTGGGAGCGGGGGAGCGGAATCACCCAGGCATGCGGCACAGGGGCGTGCGCGGTATGCGTGGCGGGTGTGCTGACGGGTCGGACCGATCGGGAGCTTCTTGCCCATCTTCCGGGGGGTGATCTGCGGTTGCGCTGGGATGAGGGGTCGAACCACGTCTTCAAGACCGGCCCGGCGGTAACGGTGTTCGAGGGTGTCTGGCCGCGATAA
- a CDS encoding NADH-quinone oxidoreductase subunit N: MVEKLWFLIPEMVLFAAAVVVSVTGLSRSKRVRDLSPAIVIAALVAAGGLAWWLYADAQRLGEAGFLMPMLGRSVKTMVCAVGVLLALLSIGLVDRNLESAFATGRAGFDPIRVTRGEFYAFFLLSLTGVMLTSGANDLIWLFLALELTSLPTYVMVATARSGRLSQEAAVKYFFLGAMAAAMMLFGFALLYGSTGSIVLTDIREAFLEQAFHGDVNALGLIGMVIALLGVCFKIAAVPMHFYAADVYEGAASPVTAFLAFVPKTAGMVTFIMLVATLGREWHVDGADALPPTIAMAIFMIAVLTMTMGNVLALMQRSVKRVLAYSSVAHTGYMLIGVLAGPTYGYTAVLFYLLVYGVMNTAAFAVLAALERGGEEVNDMADLAGLARRHPLLAGVLCVSSLSLLGFPPLFGFVGKLYLFTAGIEAGQLWLVIIACLNSAASAWYYLKIAGLPILAQPTPQSEAVTPGPSRWPLAAGVIGGAAIVTLWLVSSRLAETMHGAFDVREAVSAAMTPGEHVSGL, from the coding sequence ATGGTTGAGAAACTCTGGTTCCTCATCCCGGAGATGGTGCTCTTCGCCGCGGCGGTGGTGGTGAGTGTGACCGGCCTGTCGCGCTCCAAGCGGGTGCGCGACCTGTCGCCCGCGATCGTCATCGCCGCGCTGGTTGCCGCGGGTGGGCTGGCGTGGTGGCTGTACGCCGACGCCCAGCGCCTGGGCGAGGCGGGCTTCCTGATGCCCATGCTGGGCCGGTCGGTGAAGACCATGGTCTGCGCGGTCGGTGTGCTGCTGGCGCTGCTTTCGATCGGGCTGGTTGATCGCAATCTTGAATCCGCCTTCGCCACGGGCCGGGCGGGGTTCGACCCCATTCGCGTCACGCGGGGCGAGTTTTACGCGTTCTTCCTGCTTTCGCTGACGGGCGTGATGCTCACGTCCGGCGCCAATGACCTGATCTGGCTCTTCCTGGCGCTCGAGCTGACCTCGCTGCCCACCTACGTCATGGTCGCCACGGCGCGCTCCGGGCGGCTGTCGCAGGAGGCCGCGGTCAAGTACTTCTTCCTCGGCGCCATGGCGGCGGCGATGATGCTCTTCGGCTTCGCCCTGCTCTACGGCTCCACCGGCTCGATCGTGCTGACCGACATCCGCGAGGCGTTCCTCGAGCAGGCGTTCCACGGCGACGTGAACGCCCTTGGGCTGATCGGCATGGTCATCGCGCTGCTGGGCGTGTGCTTCAAGATCGCCGCGGTGCCCATGCACTTCTACGCGGCCGACGTGTACGAGGGCGCGGCCTCTCCGGTGACCGCCTTCCTGGCCTTCGTGCCCAAGACCGCGGGTATGGTGACGTTCATCATGCTCGTGGCCACGCTGGGGCGCGAGTGGCACGTGGACGGGGCCGACGCGCTCCCCCCCACCATCGCCATGGCAATCTTCATGATCGCCGTGCTCACCATGACGATGGGCAACGTGCTGGCCCTGATGCAGCGCTCGGTGAAGCGCGTGCTCGCGTACTCCTCCGTCGCCCACACCGGCTACATGCTCATCGGCGTGCTGGCGGGGCCGACGTACGGCTACACCGCGGTGCTGTTCTACCTGCTGGTGTATGGCGTGATGAACACGGCGGCGTTCGCCGTGCTCGCGGCGCTGGAGCGCGGCGGCGAGGAAGTCAACGACATGGCCGACCTGGCCGGGCTGGCGCGGCGGCATCCGCTGCTCGCGGGCGTGCTGTGCGTGTCGTCGCTCTCGCTGCTGGGCTTCCCGCCCCTGTTCGGATTCGTGGGGAAACTCTACCTGTTCACCGCGGGCATTGAGGCCGGCCAGTTGTGGCTGGTCATCATCGCCTGCCTGAACAGCGCGGCCAGCGCGTGGTACTACCTGAAGATCGCGGGGCTGCCGATCCTGGCCCAGCCGACGCCTCAGTCCGAGGCCGTCACCCCCGGCCCGAGCCGCTGGCCGCTGGCGGCGGGCGTGATCGGCGGGGCGGCGATCGTGACGCTGTGGCTCGTCTCCAGCCGCCTGGCGGAGACCATGCACGGGGCGTTTGACGTGCGCGAGGCGGTTTCGGCGGCGATGACGCCGGGCGAGCATGTGAGCGGACTGTAG
- a CDS encoding S9 family peptidase, giving the protein MVRRTLPLLVLTLSILSPTVLMAQDDAAKTVQAATQEKKEEKKELKLEDLFPERSFFGPSASNMAFSADGRYAAYLYRPYIERRHGSDLWLLDTTTGEVTRLTSVSVMAEFQEETRKVKADREEKAKKEGVGQKKTEGDAKGETKVDAKSGDTGAATGPDPVTGTWEGRITGGADMGLPPEGVTYTLSVQLRAGGEVSGSIAVMGQSHDLVGGKFDAATGKLTGRFSNAETGMGAALDATIQNGGISGKITIDGIGVVLEMTGTRKQAPLEPALLVSPEPQDGGRRSGGSARSGASGDDGKTEGKQEEKQIILGDWVGEKDAEDERAPRYAGIQSFVWSPTAPEFIFTSGGDLYRYDVPTKQITRLTKTKQSERSVQYLPDGSGYAYMSGDAIMKVVWGSSFVEQLDPALPGGETMSGFELSPDGTRMVFLTRRSTGPAPSRTVNIITYRDRFAEVRQVPRHVSDDPLQPTETSIYLYDMRDVVREDLRLGKVYTHTGTGPRDILQVPEWAPDSSKVGFAVFTQKTGLVEVFEASFPVEEKKPANAKSEGEAPSAAQSGDGGEPQDQRRGRGAGEAAPAQPVTFPPAKMVYRFFHNGGPNTPVMIHPYYLWDSQRMVFLTEQSGFRQLHILDPVYESLEQITFGRFETYPFGISKDHRKLFVTATKEHPTQEDVYVVDLDERVMTRLSKENGTYAGAAVSNDGAKALATYNRYGTLRELYYLDAAKGEQKQLTESHPDKARELTAVSPEFFTYRNRHGHEIHGHMFKPDGWTRDDKRPLLIYVYGGPLGTRKQVVDGSYDSAGYFFGMYMAKKHGYLTVTIDPRGVSGYAGVFEKANFEQVGKPQVEDLVDGVKFLIENYGVDPKRVGMHGWSFGGFQTQMCMYTEPDVFACGIAGAGPTEWENYNSWYSQGTIGETGQGTADLKKYSLLPLAKNLKGRLLLIHGMEDSNVLYQDTVRVYRELLRAGKETLVELFLDPTGGHGLGGDVKTLNRYRKYEEFLLRVMGSGNPPPAP; this is encoded by the coding sequence GTGGTACGTCGAACGCTGCCCCTGCTTGTGCTGACCCTGTCGATTCTGTCGCCCACGGTTCTGATGGCTCAGGATGACGCCGCCAAGACCGTCCAGGCGGCGACCCAGGAGAAGAAGGAGGAGAAGAAGGAACTGAAGCTCGAGGATCTGTTCCCCGAGCGAAGTTTCTTCGGCCCCAGCGCCTCGAACATGGCCTTTTCCGCCGACGGGCGATATGCGGCCTATCTCTACCGGCCGTACATCGAGCGACGGCACGGCAGCGACCTGTGGCTGCTTGACACCACCACCGGCGAGGTGACCCGGCTTACGTCCGTCTCGGTGATGGCCGAGTTCCAGGAGGAGACGCGCAAGGTCAAGGCCGACCGAGAGGAGAAGGCGAAGAAGGAGGGCGTCGGCCAGAAGAAGACCGAGGGGGACGCCAAGGGTGAAACGAAGGTCGATGCGAAGAGCGGCGACACCGGCGCGGCGACCGGACCGGACCCCGTGACCGGCACGTGGGAGGGTCGCATCACCGGCGGGGCCGACATGGGCCTTCCGCCGGAAGGCGTCACATACACGCTTTCCGTTCAACTGCGCGCCGGGGGCGAGGTCAGCGGCTCGATCGCGGTGATGGGGCAGTCGCACGACCTGGTGGGCGGCAAGTTCGACGCCGCCACCGGCAAACTGACAGGCCGCTTCTCCAACGCCGAGACAGGCATGGGCGCCGCACTGGATGCGACCATTCAGAACGGCGGCATTTCGGGCAAGATCACCATCGACGGCATCGGCGTGGTGCTGGAAATGACCGGCACGCGCAAGCAGGCGCCCCTGGAGCCGGCGCTGCTCGTCAGCCCCGAGCCGCAGGATGGTGGGCGTCGGTCCGGCGGGAGCGCCAGGTCCGGTGCAAGCGGGGATGACGGCAAGACCGAAGGCAAGCAGGAGGAGAAGCAGATCATCCTCGGCGACTGGGTGGGTGAGAAGGACGCCGAGGATGAACGCGCTCCGCGCTACGCGGGCATCCAGTCGTTCGTGTGGTCTCCCACCGCGCCGGAGTTCATCTTCACCTCGGGCGGCGACCTCTACCGGTACGACGTGCCGACGAAACAGATCACCCGGCTGACCAAGACCAAGCAGTCCGAGCGCTCGGTGCAGTATCTGCCTGATGGCTCGGGCTACGCCTACATGTCGGGGGACGCCATCATGAAGGTGGTGTGGGGCAGCAGTTTCGTTGAGCAGCTCGACCCGGCGCTGCCGGGGGGCGAGACCATGAGCGGGTTCGAACTCAGCCCGGACGGTACGCGCATGGTCTTCCTGACGCGGCGCAGCACCGGCCCGGCGCCCAGCCGCACCGTGAACATCATCACCTACCGGGACCGCTTCGCGGAAGTGCGCCAGGTGCCGCGCCATGTGTCGGATGACCCGCTGCAGCCCACGGAGACGAGCATCTACCTCTACGACATGCGCGACGTGGTGCGCGAGGATCTGCGGCTGGGCAAGGTGTACACGCACACGGGCACCGGTCCGCGCGACATCCTGCAGGTGCCGGAATGGGCCCCGGATTCCAGCAAGGTCGGCTTCGCAGTGTTCACGCAGAAGACCGGACTGGTCGAGGTGTTCGAGGCGTCCTTCCCCGTCGAGGAGAAGAAGCCCGCGAACGCCAAGTCCGAGGGGGAGGCGCCCAGCGCCGCGCAGAGCGGTGACGGCGGTGAGCCGCAGGATCAGCGCCGCGGTCGCGGGGCTGGCGAGGCCGCGCCGGCGCAGCCCGTGACGTTTCCGCCCGCGAAAATGGTCTACCGCTTCTTCCACAACGGCGGACCCAACACGCCCGTCATGATCCATCCCTACTACCTGTGGGACAGCCAGCGCATGGTGTTCCTCACGGAGCAGTCGGGCTTCCGCCAGCTCCACATCCTTGATCCCGTCTACGAGTCGTTGGAGCAGATCACCTTCGGCCGATTCGAAACCTACCCCTTCGGCATCTCGAAGGACCACCGCAAACTCTTCGTGACCGCCACGAAGGAGCACCCGACGCAGGAGGACGTGTACGTGGTCGATCTCGACGAGCGCGTCATGACGCGGCTCTCGAAGGAGAACGGCACGTACGCCGGCGCCGCCGTCAGCAATGACGGCGCCAAGGCGCTCGCCACCTACAACCGCTACGGCACGCTTCGCGAGCTGTACTACCTCGACGCCGCCAAGGGTGAGCAGAAGCAGCTCACCGAGTCGCACCCGGACAAGGCCCGCGAACTGACCGCCGTCTCACCCGAGTTCTTCACCTACCGAAACCGGCACGGGCACGAGATTCACGGCCACATGTTCAAGCCCGACGGCTGGACCAGGGATGACAAGCGCCCGCTGCTCATCTACGTGTATGGCGGACCGCTGGGCACCCGCAAGCAGGTGGTCGACGGTTCATACGACTCCGCCGGCTACTTCTTCGGCATGTACATGGCCAAGAAGCACGGCTACCTCACCGTCACCATCGACCCGCGCGGCGTGTCGGGCTACGCGGGCGTCTTCGAGAAGGCCAACTTCGAGCAGGTCGGCAAGCCGCAGGTCGAGGATCTGGTCGATGGCGTCAAGTTCCTCATCGAGAACTATGGCGTGGACCCCAAGCGCGTGGGCATGCACGGCTGGTCGTTCGGCGGGTTCCAGACCCAGATGTGCATGTACACCGAGCCGGATGTCTTTGCGTGCGGCATCGCCGGGGCCGGCCCCACGGAGTGGGAGAACTACAACTCGTGGTACTCCCAGGGCACCATCGGCGAGACCGGCCAGGGCACCGCGGACCTGAAGAAATACTCCCTGCTCCCGCTGGCCAAGAACCTCAAGGGCCGGTTGCTCCTCATCCACGGCATGGAGGACTCCAACGTCCTCTACCAGGACACCGTGCGCGTGTACCGCGAACTGCTGCGGGCCGGCAAGGAGACGCTGGTTGAGCTCTTCCTCGACCCCACCGGCGGGCACGGACTGGGCGGCGACGTGAAGACCCTCAACCGCTACCGCAAGTACGAGGAATTTCTGCTTCGGGTGATGGGCTCCGGCAATCCGCCGCCCGCGCCGTGA
- a CDS encoding dihydrofolate reductase, producing the protein MRKVTFGGANSLDNFIARPDHAVDWLMWCDEAAEVMATYWKTIDTVIMGRKTWEVAVKSGQAGGYAGISCFVFSSTLPEAGVDGVKVIRTDAAAFVRDLKQQPGQDICLMGGGQLARSLFEADLIDEIGFNIHPVLLGLGVPLFHSVSRQINLELIECRPFRNGCVYVMYRVKR; encoded by the coding sequence ATGCGCAAGGTCACGTTCGGCGGCGCGAACTCGCTCGACAACTTCATCGCCCGTCCGGATCACGCCGTGGACTGGCTGATGTGGTGCGATGAGGCCGCCGAGGTGATGGCGACCTACTGGAAGACCATCGACACCGTCATCATGGGCCGCAAGACCTGGGAAGTCGCGGTGAAGAGCGGTCAGGCCGGCGGCTATGCCGGGATCTCCTGCTTCGTCTTCTCAAGCACTCTGCCCGAAGCCGGGGTGGACGGCGTCAAGGTCATCCGCACCGACGCTGCCGCCTTCGTCCGCGACTTGAAGCAGCAGCCCGGGCAGGACATCTGCCTCATGGGCGGCGGCCAACTGGCCCGGTCGCTCTTTGAGGCCGACCTGATTGACGAGATCGGCTTCAACATCCATCCCGTGCTGCTGGGCTTGGGCGTCCCGCTCTTCCATTCCGTGTCGCGGCAGATCAACCTGGAACTGATCGAGTGCCGACCGTTCCGCAACGGCTGCGTGTACGTGATGTATCGCGTGAAGCGGTGA
- a CDS encoding glycosyltransferase: MPGPRIHLAHDWLVGLRGGEWVLDALARLYGPTTLYTLVNDGRFLTDAIAACRVITSPLQRIPGASGRLRRWCFPIMPWAVERLRVRGPEHPDGCDLLISTSSAVMKAIIPPTRPDGEPIPHLCYCHSPARYAWDQLEDYRHGALGGLRAAGLRMIRRRFQRWDRAVCSRVTRFLANSQHTAKRIERCWEREAVVAPPPVRTTFFTPDPAVPREDWHLLVGALEPYKRVDLAIRACTARRARLRIAGSGSQRGALERLARRTMREHGAPPGTIEFLGRVDDASLRDLYRRARALIQPQMEDFGIIAVEAQACGCPVIAYAAGGALETVAEECGVFFESQTVEALGGALRQFEARSWESAACRQSAERFSESVFDQRLTEQVMALCHHA; this comes from the coding sequence GTGCCCGGCCCCCGCATCCATCTCGCCCACGACTGGCTCGTCGGTCTGCGCGGCGGGGAGTGGGTGCTTGACGCCCTGGCGCGCCTGTACGGACCGACCACCCTCTACACGCTGGTCAACGATGGTCGGTTTCTCACGGACGCGATCGCCGCCTGCCGCGTCATCACGTCGCCGCTGCAGCGGATTCCGGGGGCGTCGGGGCGGCTGCGGCGGTGGTGCTTCCCGATCATGCCGTGGGCGGTTGAGCGGCTGCGCGTGCGCGGACCGGAGCACCCAGACGGGTGCGACCTGCTCATCTCCACCAGCTCCGCGGTGATGAAGGCGATCATTCCGCCGACGCGACCGGATGGCGAGCCGATTCCTCACCTGTGCTACTGCCACTCGCCCGCACGCTACGCATGGGATCAGCTGGAAGACTATCGCCACGGGGCCCTGGGCGGTCTGCGCGCCGCCGGGCTGCGGATGATCAGGCGGCGCTTTCAGCGGTGGGATCGCGCCGTCTGCTCGCGCGTCACGCGGTTTCTCGCCAACAGCCAGCACACGGCGAAACGCATCGAGCGCTGCTGGGAGCGCGAGGCGGTCGTGGCGCCTCCGCCGGTGCGGACGACGTTCTTCACGCCCGACCCCGCCGTCCCGCGAGAGGATTGGCATCTGCTCGTCGGCGCCCTGGAGCCCTACAAGCGCGTGGACCTGGCGATTCGCGCCTGCACAGCACGGCGGGCACGCCTGCGAATCGCGGGAAGCGGATCTCAGCGCGGCGCGCTCGAGCGGCTGGCGCGGCGAACGATGCGTGAGCACGGCGCGCCGCCTGGAACGATCGAGTTTCTGGGGCGCGTCGATGACGCCTCGCTGCGCGACTTGTATCGCCGGGCCCGCGCCCTGATCCAGCCGCAGATGGAGGACTTCGGCATCATCGCGGTGGAAGCGCAGGCGTGCGGCTGCCCGGTGATCGCCTACGCGGCGGGGGGCGCGCTCGAAACAGTGGCGGAGGAGTGCGGCGTGTTCTTCGAGTCGCAGACGGTCGAGGCGCTCGGCGGGGCGCTTCGGCAGTTCGAGGCGCGCTCATGGGAGTCCGCGGCCTGTCGCCAGTCAGCAGAGCGATTCAGCGAATCGGTGTTTGACCAACGTCTTACCGAACAGGTGATGGCGTTGTGCCACCATGCCTGA
- a CDS encoding M20/M25/M40 family metallo-hydrolase produces MPLNDLERRVCEHIESRAAEIYANLDTCVMIPTGRDHVAGLDLYRKMLATRLAALGAKIEQRPGQARPDWMRLPGARDESNAVHPILIATHAPGGGKKSSGDRDSRGDKAGQHPRILLAGHLDTVHDPHGDFQRLTPLPDGVRAAGPGAADMKGGIEVGVAALESLHHCGVELPWSFILNSDEETGSFQSEHALRDLAGKHDVGVALEPALPGGALAIERMGSGQFRIDVFGRSAHVGRDFANGVSAVHRLAEIIAQLDKLSRPDAGMIVNVGPLQGGKATNVVADHAACWGNVRFATPEAGEMLAKAIDALATSPDAMPRVEVRRAWARPAKPFTPQVEQLALDLRAAATDLGQELPFARTGGVCDGNILQDAGLPTLDTLGVRGGNLHRTDEFMEIPSLVERAKLLAVWLMRVERMNDG; encoded by the coding sequence ATGCCCCTGAACGACCTTGAACGCCGCGTCTGCGAGCACATCGAGTCCCGCGCCGCCGAAATCTACGCCAACCTTGACACCTGCGTGATGATTCCCACCGGGCGCGATCACGTGGCCGGTCTTGATCTGTATCGCAAGATGCTCGCCACGCGCCTCGCCGCGCTGGGTGCGAAGATCGAGCAGCGGCCCGGACAGGCGCGCCCCGACTGGATGCGCCTGCCCGGGGCGCGCGACGAGAGCAACGCGGTGCATCCGATCCTGATCGCCACCCACGCCCCGGGCGGCGGAAAGAAGTCGTCCGGCGATCGGGACAGCCGCGGCGACAAGGCCGGACAGCACCCCCGCATCCTGCTCGCCGGTCATCTGGACACCGTTCACGACCCGCACGGCGATTTCCAGCGGCTCACACCTCTCCCCGACGGCGTGCGCGCCGCTGGCCCCGGCGCGGCGGATATGAAGGGCGGCATCGAGGTCGGCGTCGCCGCGCTGGAGTCGCTGCATCATTGCGGCGTCGAGCTGCCGTGGTCGTTCATCCTCAACTCCGATGAGGAGACCGGTTCGTTTCAGAGCGAGCACGCGCTGCGCGACCTGGCGGGCAAGCACGACGTCGGCGTGGCCCTGGAGCCCGCCCTGCCCGGCGGGGCGCTGGCCATCGAGCGCATGGGCTCCGGCCAGTTCCGCATCGACGTGTTCGGTCGCTCCGCCCACGTGGGGCGCGACTTCGCCAACGGCGTGAGCGCGGTGCACCGGCTGGCGGAGATCATCGCACAGCTCGACAAACTCTCCAGGCCCGACGCGGGGATGATCGTCAACGTCGGTCCGCTGCAGGGCGGCAAGGCCACCAACGTGGTCGCCGATCACGCCGCGTGCTGGGGCAACGTGCGTTTCGCCACGCCCGAGGCGGGGGAGATGCTGGCCAAGGCGATCGACGCGCTGGCCACGTCGCCGGACGCCATGCCCCGCGTCGAAGTCCGACGCGCCTGGGCTCGCCCCGCCAAGCCCTTCACCCCGCAGGTGGAGCAACTGGCGCTCGACCTGCGCGCCGCGGCGACGGATCTCGGACAGGAACTCCCCTTCGCCAGAACCGGCGGCGTCTGCGACGGCAACATCCTGCAGGACGCCGGGCTGCCCACGCTCGACACGCTGGGCGTGCGCGGCGGCAACCTGCACCGCACTGACGAGTTCATGGAAATTCCATCACTCGTCGAGCGGGCGAAACTGCTGGCGGTGTGGCTGATGCGGGTGGAGCGAATGAACGACGGTTAA
- a CDS encoding M48 family metalloprotease, which produces MLQLYAILIVGLAHAAEAGYVLDPDTAALARGWGAAAFAWGGMALVAAWFALVMRRCAARFDQEGRLKWVDLADRALAGGQWGVLIVHGASVQVFGWMGAAQDCFGGNVILLDLVLAILPPLAGLTLLWLLHEPMARRLRDAITLDAAASGRAVPRPRSRWDYLLLQWRVNILFILVPLLIIITIGDVVDALYGVGPDSSRHQWQRDVLTLGGAAVVFLFAPLLARVVLGLRPMPDPDVRQALLQVCRDHRVGVRDVLLWDTHGSMINGAVMGLIGPLRYVILTDALLQAMRPAEVIAVMAHEVGHARRHHLPWLIACLFALILAPSLVLDFALRAVDASNGGWLLHGVMAGVVLLAFVGFGWISRRFEGQADAFAAQHLSGLREARGEHDEGAVITSEAVTVMAQALRTVSLLHGINPRRSSWRHGSIAWRQRNLRRLAGSPLRSPPIDRVVRRIKLAAAIVLAASIAVAAYDTWRNGPSGGFDNASERSTRGYDDALPW; this is translated from the coding sequence ATGCTGCAGTTGTACGCCATTCTGATTGTCGGTCTGGCGCACGCGGCGGAGGCGGGATATGTGCTGGACCCCGATACCGCCGCGCTGGCGCGGGGGTGGGGGGCGGCGGCGTTCGCCTGGGGCGGTATGGCGCTGGTGGCGGCGTGGTTCGCGCTGGTGATGCGGCGCTGCGCCGCCCGCTTCGACCAGGAGGGACGGCTGAAATGGGTGGACCTGGCCGACCGCGCCCTCGCGGGCGGGCAGTGGGGGGTGCTCATCGTTCACGGGGCGTCGGTGCAGGTGTTCGGATGGATGGGCGCCGCACAGGACTGCTTCGGCGGGAATGTCATTCTCCTCGACCTTGTGCTGGCGATTCTTCCGCCTCTCGCGGGGCTGACGCTCCTCTGGCTGCTGCACGAACCGATGGCGCGGCGTCTGCGCGACGCCATCACGCTCGACGCCGCGGCGTCCGGGCGGGCCGTTCCACGCCCACGAAGCCGATGGGATTACCTGCTCCTTCAGTGGCGCGTCAACATCCTGTTCATCCTCGTTCCGCTGCTCATCATCATCACCATCGGCGACGTGGTGGATGCGCTCTACGGCGTGGGACCGGATTCCAGCCGCCATCAATGGCAGCGCGACGTGCTCACGCTGGGGGGCGCGGCGGTCGTGTTCCTTTTCGCCCCGCTGCTGGCCCGCGTGGTGCTGGGGCTCAGGCCCATGCCCGACCCCGATGTGCGGCAGGCCCTGCTGCAGGTCTGCCGCGACCATCGAGTGGGCGTGCGCGATGTGCTGCTGTGGGACACGCACGGCTCGATGATCAACGGCGCGGTGATGGGGCTGATCGGTCCGTTGCGGTACGTCATTCTCACCGACGCCCTTCTGCAGGCCATGCGCCCCGCCGAGGTGATCGCGGTGATGGCCCACGAGGTGGGCCACGCGCGTCGTCACCACCTGCCCTGGCTCATCGCCTGCCTCTTCGCGCTCATTCTGGCCCCGTCGCTGGTGCTGGACTTTGCGCTGCGGGCGGTGGACGCGTCAAACGGCGGCTGGCTGCTGCACGGCGTGATGGCGGGCGTCGTGCTGCTGGCCTTTGTGGGATTCGGCTGGATCAGCCGCCGCTTCGAGGGACAGGCCGACGCCTTCGCCGCCCAGCACCTGAGCGGCCTGCGCGAGGCGCGGGGCGAACATGATGAAGGCGCCGTCATCACCTCCGAAGCCGTGACCGTGATGGCTCAGGCGCTGCGCACCGTGTCGCTGCTGCACGGCATCAATCCCAGGCGATCCAGCTGGCGGCACGGATCGATCGCCTGGCGTCAGCGGAACCTGCGCCGTCTGGCCGGTTCGCCTCTGCGCTCGCCGCCCATCGACCGCGTGGTGCGGCGCATCAAGCTGGCGGCCGCCATCGTGCTGGCGGCGTCGATCGCCGTGGCGGCGTACGACACCTGGCGCAACGGGCCTTCGGGCGGGTTTGACAACGCAAGCGAACGATCAACCCGGGGCTACGATGACGCCCTTCCCTGGTGA